Proteins encoded within one genomic window of Vicia villosa cultivar HV-30 ecotype Madison, WI unplaced genomic scaffold, Vvil1.0 ctg.000506F_1_1, whole genome shotgun sequence:
- the LOC131629083 gene encoding peroxidase 3-like, whose translation MKMEHLSKYFKVLIICLFAASTHAQLELGFYAKSCPKAEQIIQKFVHEHIRNVPSLAAALIRMHFHDCFVRGCDGSVLLNSTTNQAEKNAPPNLTVRGFDFIDRIKSLVEAECPGVVSCADIIALSARDSIVVTGGPYWKVPTGRRDGVISNLVESSQNIPAPFNNFTTLQTLFANQGLNLKDLVLLSGAHTIGISLCTSFSNRLYNFTGKGDEDPSLDSEYATNLKTFKCKNINDNTTIVEMDPGSRNTFDLSYYSQVVKRRGLFESDSALLTNSVTKSLVTQFLQGTLENFYAEFAKSIEKMGQIKVKTGSQGEIRKHCALVNS comes from the exons ATGAAAATGGAACATCTGAGTAAGTACTTCAAGGTTTTGATTATCTGTCTTTTCGCCGCATCGACTCATGCTCAATTGGAGCTAGGGTTTTATGCTAAGAGCTGTCCAAAAGCTGAACAAATCATTCAGAAATTTGTTCACGAACATATCCGCAATGTTCCATCCCTTGCAGCCGCGTTAATAAGAATGCATTTTCATGATTGTTTTGTTAGG GGATGTGATGGATCGGTACTTCTGAACTCAACAACCAACCAAGCTGAAAAGAATGCTCCTCCAAATCTTACAGTTAGAGGATTTGATTTCATTGACAGAATCAAGAGCCTTGTTGAAGCTGAATGTCCTGGTGTTGTTTCTTGTGCTGATATCATAGCCTTATCTGCTAGAGACTCTATTGTTGTCACA ggTGGTCCCTATTGGAAAGTTCCAACAGGTAGAAGAGATGGAGTCATATCAAACTTAGTGGAATCCAGTCAAAACATTCCTGCTCCATTTAACAACTTCACCACCCTCCAAACTCTCTTTGCCAATCAAGGACTTAATTTAAAAGACTTAGTCCTTCTCTCAG gtGCTCACACAATTGGTATCTCTCTTTGCACATCATTTTCGAACCGTTTGTACAATTTTACTGGAAAGGGTGATGAAGATCCATCACTTGACAGTGAGTATGCAACAAATCTCAAGACATTCAAATGCAAGAACATCAATGACAATACTACAATAGTCGAAATGGACCCCGGAAGTCGAAACACTTTTGATCTTAGTTATTATAGTCAAGTTGTcaagagaagaggtttgtttgaATCTGATTCTGCATTGTTGACAAATTCAGTTACAAAGTCTTTGGTGACTCAATTTCTTCAAGGGACACTTGAAAATTTCTATGCTGAATTTGCTAAATCAATTGAGAAAATGGGTCAAATTAAAGTTAAGACAGGGTCACAGGGTGAGATCAGGAAACATTGTGCACTTGTAAATAGCTAA